One Aphidius gifuensis isolate YNYX2018 linkage group LG3, ASM1490517v1, whole genome shotgun sequence DNA window includes the following coding sequences:
- the LOC122851444 gene encoding kinesin-like protein KIF13B isoform X2 has product MATDKIKVAVRVRPFNRRELELGTQCVVEMTGQQTILQHPTTIEKNKPKTFAFDHCFYSLVPGGENFASQEVVFDALGRDILDNAFQGYNACIFAYGQTGSGKSYTMMGSGEHKGIIPRLCDNLFDLIAKQQSSELSYKVEVSYMEIYNEKVHDLLDPKPNKQSLKVREHNVLGPYVDGLSQLAVTDYLDIDNLMTEGNKSRTVAATNMNSESSRSHAVFSVILTQTLTDTKSGVSGEKVSRMSLVDLAGSERAVKTGAVGDRLKEGSNINKSLTTLGLVISKLADQSSGGNKIRDKFVPYRDSVLTWLLKDNLGGNSKTVMVATLSPAADNYEETLSTLRYADRAKRIINHAVVNEDPNARIIRELRQEVETLKEMLLHATGHGSVVGQQRTDITEKLSESEKLMKEMSQTWEEKLVKTERLQHERQHALEKMGISVQASGIQVEKNKYYLVNLNDDPSLNELLVYYLKEKTLVGGRSATTEQDIQLHGLGILPEHCVITIEDSGLYMTPQNGARCFINGSQVINKTILLHGDRIVWGNHHFFRVNCPRSSTSINSEPQTPAQNIDYNFAREELMLNELSNDPIQRAIARLEKQHEEDKQVALEKQRLEYERQFQQLRNILSPSTPYSPYLPYDPLRGSQTGKLPACTPTTQMRVEKWAQERDETFKRSLGQLKTDILKANSLVQEANFLAEEMDKQTKFSVTLQIPPNNLSPNRKRGAFVSEPAILVKRTTMGSQVWTMEKLENKLVDMREMYDERKDPSNCQRLPTIKDELPGKIQDPFYESQENHNLIGVANIFLEVLYHDVRLDYHTPIISQQGEVAGRLQVEISRIKGQFPQDRICEAASESSSSSSSSSSSSSCDSTEDYSGSSHITCAVTIKQASGLPLSLSHFVFCQYNFWGHPEPIVVPPIVNSELPINNIPIGQRDSLAFKFNHTKEFTIPINEEFLEHCSEGALSIEVWGHRSTGFSRSRPGWEVEQQQLAKARSLADRWLELSRKIELWVEIQELNEQGEYSPVEVAIKPDIQTGGIYQLRQGQQRRIQVRVKPVQNSGTLPIICQSILNIQVGSVAIRNRLQAPLDSYQDEDLNVLREKWSDALVRRRQYLDQQIQKLINKTDKSEQDNEREQSLVDQWVSLTEERNAVLVPAAGSGIPGAPADWLPPSGMENHMPVLFLDLNADDLSTHQSGEEVSVTGLNSILSKEFGNQFDNLSIIRHLEKDVCAIATWDSSIHDNLHLNKITDPNERVYLILKTTVRLSHPAPMDLVLRKRLALNIYKRQSITDRIFKRIVRFDCLTQTGVTYEVVSNIPKASEELEDRESLAQIAASGEDNSLCDGETYIEKYTRGVSAVESILTLDRLRQSVAVKELLQARGQPLMRKTASVPNFSQIMRFENTSMDSLTVTRSESVTDLNSELNGAPHPRRASLGGHARNDDNFLNTPSKPFGLGSILNSARPTFLNLIPNNSLTRVQQSTSSKSSPNMGGKLGLRMTTLHEETSNIGNQLSSPINDADDEDKSEADYSEYESYQVSTKPCKPLTTSRTLDSLAELQSTKINTPSMSSSGYGSQAVSTTNLTSDDSISIKSISVDETPDLEYRNIIDYKKNEKMDSSLVTETPEEYLGEINTDIDNINEIPQTFNNIKIDKNKISKTIIHDNNINDYNNKNTHKINDNNIDNNTLSIEDSSQASNSGDENSSMDGNTIIDKKLINDKIVRRRKLSNNQGKNLNSQNRASFPMIRTNLITDNKLLDHNQLQSDENYDNGNNSSTERIDDDNVDKFSVFGSRNDLTRVESPLPDWVVLGESVMVRPYSYCGVIAYIGPTEFASGSWIGIELDAPTGKNDGAVNGHRYFTCRSKCGIFVKVDKLIQDRRGRALRNFTKQEQTPPPPSSTMRRSVSRGEGLHSLHRSRSRGEGLSTTGTRSSPRGK; this is encoded by the exons aAACAAACCAAAAACATTTGCCTTCgatcattgtttttattcacTGGTACCAGGAGGAGAAAATTTTGCAAGTCAAGAAGTCGTATTCGATGCACTTGGACGTGATATTTTGGACAATGCATTTCAAGGATACAATGCTTGCATATTTGCATATGGACAGActg GATCTGGTAAATCATATACAATGATGGGAAGTGGTGAGCACAAAGGAATAATACCACGTTTatgtgataatttatttgatttaatagcCAAACAACAAAGTTCTGAATTATCATATAAAGTTGAAGTATCATATATggaaatatataatgaaaaagtaCATGATTTATTAGATCCAAAGCCAAATAAACAATCATTAAAAGTACGTGAACACAATGTATTGGGTCCATATGTTGATGGTTTAAGTCAATTAGCTGTTACAGATTATcttgatattgataatttaatgacTGAAGGTAATAAATCACGTACAGTTGCAGCAACAAATATGAATTCCGAAAGTTCAAGATCACATGCTGTATTTTCAGTAATATTAACACAAACATTAACTGATACAAAAAGTGGTGTTAGTGGTGAAAAAGTATCACGTATGAGTTTAGTTGATCTTGCTGGTAGTGAAAGAGCTGTTAAAACAGGTGCTGTTGGTGATCGTCTTAAAGAAGgtagtaatattaataaatcattaacaacACTTGGTCTAGTCATATCAAAATTAGCTGATCAATCATCTGGTGGTAATAAAATACGTGATAAATTTGTACCATATCGTGATTCTGTATTAACATGGTTATTAAAAGATAATCTTGGTGGTAATAGTAAAACTGTTATGGTTGCAACATTATCACCAGCTGCTGATAATTATGAAGAAACATTATCAACATTACGTTATGCTGATCGTGctaaaagaattattaatcatGCTGTTGTTAATGAAGATCCAAATGCACGTATTATACGTGAACTTAGACAAGAAGTTGAAACACTTAAAGAAATGTTATTACATGCTACTGGACATGGTTCTGTTGTTGGACAACAACGTACTGATATTACTGAAAAATTATCTGAgtctgaaaaattaatgaaagaaATGTCACAAACATGGGAagaaaaattagttaaaacAGAAAGATTACAACATGAAAGACAGCATGCACTTGAAAAAATGGGTATTAGTGTACAAGCAAGTGGtatacaagttgaaaaaaataaatattatttagttaatttaaatgatgatccaagtttaaatgaattattagtttattatttaaaagaaaaaacacttGTTGGTGGACGTTCAGCAACAACTGAACAAGATATACAATTACATGGTCTTGGTATATTACCAGAACATTGTGTTATTACAATTGAAGATAGTGGTCTTTATATGACACCACAAAATGGTGCAAGATGTTTTATAAATGGTAGtcaagttattaataaaacaatattattacatGGTGATAGAATTGTATGGGgtaatcatcatttttttcgtGTTAATTGTCCACGTAGTTCAACATCAATTAATAGTGAACCACAAACACCAGcacaaaatattgattataattttgcaCGTGAAGAATTAATGCtcaatgaattatcaaatgatcCAATACAACGAGCAATTGCAAGACTTGAAAAACAACATGAAGAAGATAAACAAGTTGCATTAGAAAAACAAAGATTAGAATATGAAAGACAATTTCAACAATTACGAAATATTTTATCACCATCAACACCATATTCACCATATTTACCATATGATCCATTGAGAGGTAGTCAAACTGGTAAATTACCAGCATGTACACCAACAACACAAATGAGAGTTGAAAAATGGGCACAAGAAAGAGATGAAACATTTAAAAGAAGTTTGGGACAACTAAAAACTGATATATTAAAAGCAAATTCACTTGTACAAGAAGCTAATTTTCTTGCTGAAGAAATGGATAAACAAACTAAATTTTCTGTTACTCTACAAATACCACCAAATAATTTGAGCCCAAATAgaaag CGTGGTGCATTTGTCAGTGAGCCAGCAATACTAGTTAAACGTACAACAATGGGTAGTCAAGTATGGACAAtggaaaaattagaaaataaattagttgatATGCGTGAAATGTATGATGAACGTAAAGATCCATCAAATTGTCAACGTTTACCAACAATAAAAGATGAATTACCAGGAAAAATACAAGATCCATTTTATGAATCACAAgaaaatcataatttaattggtgttgcaaatatatttcttgaaGTATTATATCATGATGTTAGACTTGATTATCATACACCAATAATAAGCCAACAGGGTGAAGTTGCTGGACGACTTCAAGTTGAAATAAGTCGTATTAAAGGACAATTTCCACAAGATAGAATATGTGAAGCAGCatctgaatcatcatcatcatcatcatcatcttcatcatcatcaagttgtGATTCAACAGAAGATTATTCTGGTTCAAGTCATATAACATGTGCTGTTACAATAAAACAAGCAAGTGGTTTACCATTATCATTGAgtcattttgtattttgtcaatataatttttgggGACATCCAGAACCAATAGTTGTACCACCAATTGTTAATTCTGAATTACCAATAAACAATATACCAATTGGACAACGTGATTCACttgcatttaaatttaatcatactAAAGAATTTACAATACCAATTAATGAAGAATTTTTAGAGCATTGTTCAGAGGGTGCATTGAGTATTGAAGTATGGGGTCATAGATCAACTGGTTTTTCACGTAGTCGTCCTGGTTGGGAAGttgaacaacaacaattagCTAAAGCACGTTCATTAGCTGATCGTTGGTTAGAATTATCacgtaaaattgaattatggGTTGAAATACAAGAATTAAATGAACAAGGTGAATATTCACCAGTTGAAGTTGCCATTAAACCAGATATACAAACTGGTGGTATATATCAATTACGTCAAGGACAACAAAGACGTATACAAGTACGTGTTAAACCAGTACAAAATTCTGGTACATTACCAATAATATgtcaatcaatattaaatatacaagttGGTTCAGTTGCAATTAGAAATCGTTTACAAGCACCACTTGATAGTTATCAAGATGAAGATTTAAATGTACTTAGAGAAAAATGGAGTGATGCATTAGTTAGAAGACGTCAATATCTTGatcaacaaatacaaaaattaataaataaaacagataAAAGTGAACAAGATAATGAAAGAGAACAAAGTTTAGTTGATCAATGGGTTAGTTTAACTGAAGAAAGAAATGCTGTATTAGTACCAGCTGCTGGTTCTGGTATACCAGGTGCACCAGCTGATTGGTTACCACCATCTGGTATGGAAAATCATATGCCAGTATTATTTCTTGATTTAAATGctgatgatttatcaacacATCAATCTGGTGAAGAAGTATCAGTTACtggtttaaattcaatattatctaAAGAATTTGGtaatcaatttgataatttatcaataatacgaCATTTAGAAAAAGATGTATGTGCTATTGCAACATGGGATTCAAGTATACatgataatttacatttaaataaaataactgatCCAAATGAAagagtttatttaatattaaaaacaactgTTAGATTATCACATCCAGCACCAATGGATCTTGTTCTTAGAAAAAGACttgcattaaatatttataaaagacaAAGTATAACTGAtcgtatatttaaaagaattgttAGATTTGATTGTTTAACACAAACTGGTGTTACATATGAAGTTGTATCAAATATACCAAAAGCCAGTGAAGAACTTGAAGATAGAGAAAGTTTAGCACAAATTGCTGCTAGTGGTGAAGACAATAGTCTTTGTGATGGTGAAACATATATTG aaaaatatacacGTGGAGTATCTGCTGTTGAAAGTATATTAACACTTGATAGACTGAGACAAAGTGTTGCTGTTAAAGAATTACTTCAAGCACGTGGACAACCACTTATGCGAAAAACAGCAAGTGTACCAAATTTCTCACAG ATTATGAGGTTCGAAAATACATCAATGGATTCACTGACAGTAACACGATCAGAGAGTGTGACAGATTTGAATTCCGAACTAAACGGTGCACCTCATCCTCGACGTGCTTCACTTGGTGGTCATGCCAGGAACGATGACAACTTTTTAAATACACCATCAAAACCATTTGGACTTG GCTCCATTCTCAATTCAG CGAGACCAACATTTTTGAATCTCATTCCGAACAACTCACTGACTCGTGTGCAACAGTCCACCTCTTCCAAGT CATCACCAAATATGGGTGGTAAATTGGGACTTAGAATGACAACTTTACATGAAGAAACATCAAATATTGGTAATCAATTATCATCACCAATaaatgatgctgatgatgaggATAAAAGTGAAGCTGATTATTCAGAATATGAATCTTATCAG GTATCAACAAAGCCATGTAAACCATTAACAACATCTCGTACATTGGATTCATTGGCTGAACTTCAATCAACAAAAATCAATACACCAAGTATGAGCAGTAGTGGCTATGGCTCACAAGCagtatcaacaacaaatttaacaTCTGATGattcaatatcaataaaatcaataagtGTTGATGAAACACCAGATTTAGAATATCGtaatataattgattataaaaaaaatgaaaaaatggatTCATCACTTGTTACAGAAACACCTGAAGAATATTTAGGTGAAATAAATactgatattgataatatcaatgaaataCCACagacatttaataatataaaaattgataaaaataaaatttcaaaaacaataatacatgataataatataaatgattataataataaaaatactcataaaattaatgataataatattgataataatacattatcaATTGAAGATTCAAGTCAAGCATCAAATTCTGGTgatgaaaattcatcaatggatggtaatacaattattgataaaaaattaataaatgataaaattgtacGTAGACGTAAACTATCAAATAAccaaggaaaaaatttaaattcacaaaataGAGCATCATTTCCAATGATACgtacaaatttaataacagataataaattattggatCATAATCAATTACAAAGtgatgaaaattatgataatggTAATAATAGTTCAACAGAAagaattgatgatgataatgttgataaattttctgtATTTGGATCAAGAAATGATTTAACAAGAGTTGAATCACCATTACCTGATTGGGTTGTATTGGGTGAATCTGTTATGGTACGTCCATACAGTTATTGTGGTGTTATTGCATATATTGGACCAACTGAATTTGCATCTGGTAGTTGGATTGGTATTGAACTTGATGCACCAACTg gAAAAAATGATGGTGCTGTTAATGGACACAGATATTTTACATGTCGATCAAAATGTGGTATATTTGTTAAAGTTGATAAACTTATACAAGACAGACGTGGTAGAGCACTTAGAAATTTTACCAAGCAAGAAcaaacaccaccaccaccatcatcaacaatgCGCAGGAGTGTTAGCAGAg GTGAAGGCTTGCACTCGTTACATCGTAGTCGAAGTCGAGGTGAAGGTCTCTCAACAACTGGTACACGTTCTTCACCACGTGGTAAATga